In Campylobacter sp. RM16189, the DNA window AAACGAGCAGTTTTTACATCTTAAAGCAAGGCGAGCGAAACTTGGCGAGCGAATTGACGTTAGAAATTTAAAAGACGGACAAAATTATATATATGAAATTGCAAATTTAGATAAAAAAGGCGCTGAGCTATCTCTTGTTTTTAAGCATAGTGTAGAGAGCGAAGAGCTAAATTTCAGCCTTGGCTGGGCTATCATAGACACCAAAGTGATAGAAAAAACTCTGCCTAGCTTAAATGAGATCGGGGTTAATAAGCTTATATTTTTCTACTCCGATTTTTCTCAAAAAAACTTTAAAATTGATAAAGATAGACTTGAGAGAATTTTAATCAGCTCATGCGAACAGTGCGGGCGAAATTCTCTTATGCAAATTGAAATTTATAAAAATTTAGATGAGGTTATCAAGGCTTATAAAGATGTGGCGTTAGTTGATTTTAACGGAGCAAATTTTGAAAACTATACACAAAATGAACTCTTAATCATAGGTCCGGAAGGTGGATTTAGCCAAAACGAACGCGAAAAAGTAAGCAAAAAATACAGCTTAAATTCAAAAAATATACTTCGCTCGCAAACTGCGATTTTAAGCGTCGCTTCTAAGATTTTAGTTTAAATTTGATTTTTAAAAAGTTTTTTTGTATAATCACGCCTTACTCTATGAACGAAACAAATAATAAAAACAGGCTATAAAAGGATAAAAAATGAAAAAAGAGATTCATCCGGAATTTGTTGAGTGCCAAGTAACTTGTGCTTGCGGCAACACTTTTACAACTAAATCAAACAAAAACGAGATCAGAGTAGATATCTGCAGCGAGTGCCACCCATTCTTCACAGGAAGCGAAAAGATCGTTGACTCTGCTGGTAGAGTTGATAAATTTAAGAAAAAATATAACTTGAAATAATACTTTGCTATATTTTATTCCTACTCCGATAGGAAATTTAGAGGACATTTCACTTCACGCATTAAATATTTTGCGTGAATGTGAAGTGATCTTTTGCGAAGATACAAGAGTTACCAAATCTCTCATAAATCTATTAAATTCTCGCTTTAATACAGATATCAAGATAGAAAAATTTATCTCACTTCACTCTCACAACGAAGCTCAAATTCTTTCAAATTTAGATACGGAAATTTTCAAAAAAACCGTTGCTTATGTAAGCGATGCAGGAATGCCCGCTATTAGTGATCCTGGAGTTGAGCTAGTAAGATTTTCTATCAAAAACGGGATTGATTACGAAGTCTTAAGCGGTTCAAGCGCACTACTTTTAGCAGTCGTTGCAAGCGGGCTTTGTGATAAAGAATTTACCTTTTTAGGTTTTTTGCCAAACACAGGCAAAGAGCGAATGATAGCTATACAAAACGCACTCAATTCACCCTATCCTGTAATCATATACGAAAGTCCAAAAAGAGTGCTTGCGCTGATAGAGCAGATAGCAAATTTAGAGCCTGATAGAAAAATTTTTGCCATAAAAGAGGCGACTAAAAAATTTGAAACCAAATTTAGCGCAAGCGCAAAAGAGTTAAAAGA includes these proteins:
- a CDS encoding 16S rRNA (uracil(1498)-N(3))-methyltransferase — protein: MKFLYSKQAGEEQICLQNEQFLHLKARRAKLGERIDVRNLKDGQNYIYEIANLDKKGAELSLVFKHSVESEELNFSLGWAIIDTKVIEKTLPSLNEIGVNKLIFFYSDFSQKNFKIDKDRLERILISSCEQCGRNSLMQIEIYKNLDEVIKAYKDVALVDFNGANFENYTQNELLIIGPEGGFSQNEREKVSKKYSLNSKNILRSQTAILSVASKILV
- the rpmE gene encoding 50S ribosomal protein L31, coding for MKKEIHPEFVECQVTCACGNTFTTKSNKNEIRVDICSECHPFFTGSEKIVDSAGRVDKFKKKYNLK
- the rsmI gene encoding 16S rRNA (cytidine(1402)-2'-O)-methyltransferase is translated as MLYFIPTPIGNLEDISLHALNILRECEVIFCEDTRVTKSLINLLNSRFNTDIKIEKFISLHSHNEAQILSNLDTEIFKKTVAYVSDAGMPAISDPGVELVRFSIKNGIDYEVLSGSSALLLAVVASGLCDKEFTFLGFLPNTGKERMIAIQNALNSPYPVIIYESPKRVLALIEQIANLEPDRKIFAIKEATKKFETKFSASAKELKEQLQNANLKGEWCIVIDKSAHQSGEKITIDDITPLDIPPKTKAKLIAKITGENVKKIYENLTK